Proteins found in one Scomber scombrus chromosome 15, fScoSco1.1, whole genome shotgun sequence genomic segment:
- the ugcg gene encoding ceramide glucosyltransferase: MALLELAMQGLAVFGFILFCVLWMMHLMSIIYVRLHLHRKRSEVKQPFLQMLGVSLLKPLKGVDPNLISNLETFFTLDYPKYEVLLCVQDQDDPAVDVCKKLLGKYPNVDARLFIGGKKVGINPKINNLMPGYEGAKYGLVWICDSGIRVKPDTLTDMTNQMTEKVGLVHGLPYVADRQGFAATLEQVYFGTSHPRSYISANVTGIKCVTGMSCLMRKDVLDQAGGLVAFAQYIAEDYFMAKAIADRGWKFSMATQVALQNSGSYSIGQFQSRMIRWTKLRINMLPGTVLEPVSECFLASLIIGWAAHHVFRWDMMVFFMCHCLAWFLSDYIQLTGVQGGPLCFSKLDFAVAWFIRESMAVQIFLSALWDPTISWRTGRYRLRCGGTAEEILDV; the protein is encoded by the exons ATGGCTCTGCTGGAGCTCGCCATGCAGGGTCTGGCCGTGTTCGGCTTCATCCTGTTCTGCGTGCTGTGGATGATGCACCTCATGTCCATCATCTATGT GCGTCTCCACCTCCACAggaagaggtcagaggtcaagcaGCCGTTCCTGCAGATGTTGGGAGTTTCTCTGCTGAAGCCGCTGAAAGGAGTCGACCCCAATCTGATCTCCAACCTGGAGACCTTCTTTACCCTGGATTACCCCAAG TATGAGGTCCTGCTGTGTGTCCAGGATCAGGACGATCCAGCCGTGGACGTCTGTAAGAAACTTCTGGGAAAATATCCAAACGTGGACGCTCGACTGTTTATTG gcgggaaaaaagTGGGAATCAACCCAAAGATCAACAACCTGATGCCGGGATACGAAGGAGCCAAATACGGGCTGGTGTGGATCTGTGACAGCGGCATCAGAG tgaaACCCGACACCCTGACAGATATGACCAATCAGATGACAGAGAAGGTGGGATTGGTCCATGGCTTGCCGTACGTCGCTGACCGTCAGGGCTTCGCCGCTACGCTGGAGCAG GTGTATTTCGGAACTTCCCATCCTCGCTCCTACATCTCTGCTAACGTGACGGGTATAAAGTGCGTGACTGGGATGTCGTGTCTGATGAGGAAGGACGTGCTGGATCAGGCCGGCGGATTGGTCGCATTCGCCCAATACATCGCCGAAGATTACTTCATGGCTAAAGCTATCGCTGACag AGGATGGAAGTTCTCCATGGCAACGCAGGTCGCTCTGCAGAACTCTGGCTCGTACTCCATTGGTCAATTCCAGTCTCGGATGATCAG gtggacTAAGCTGAGGATCAACATGCTTCCTGGTACTGTGTTGGAGCCGGTCTCTGAGTGTTTCCTGGCGAGCCTCATCATTGGCTGGGCAGCTCATCATGTGTTCAG gtgggaCATGATGGTGTTCTTCATGTGTCACTGTCTGGCCTGGTTTCTATCAGATTACATCCAGCTGACTGGAGTccag ggcgGCCCGCTGTGCTTCTCTAAGCTGGACTTCGCCGTCGCCTGGTTCATCAGAGAGTCCATGGCCGTGCAGATCTTCCTGTCGGCTCTGTGGGACCCCACCATCAGCTGGAGGACCGGACGCTACCGGCTGCGCTGCGGCGGCACCGCCGAGGAGATCCTCGATGTTTAG